From Corvus cornix cornix isolate S_Up_H32 chromosome 5, ASM73873v5, whole genome shotgun sequence, the proteins below share one genomic window:
- the DISP2 gene encoding protein dispatched homolog 2 isoform X1 encodes MEAAPSPAPREPRPEGTRRGRDPASPREKQNAGPCQTCLAMPEIGNAELSYSGTSWEKICPVHHCPIPASPGLGEDNLPSSSHTLGPVSTQSNGQVPSSSQDSQQHHPYYPCNQEESQGSYGLPSVPGHGKRPVLCSHLSSGDSVPASHHKASEMPWKQWSPGQRQPVQHHVVTVRHDKAFRMPKSYSQLITEWPLAMLVLCSVAAVICTMAGLLVGNLPDFSEPLMGFEPRDTDIGRKLIVWRNVESHTGYKKTLSLSPYAKKKSYDDLGIGRGQKAAQGEQAARTRRMVETIYGADGFFCGPPEKSYSQLVFMSTTAGSLWNLQAIQSMCQMEQDKIRSHVHFRDLCQRTEANECCPSWSVGNYIAVLYNRSSCLEITQGDISHTLALLRACAPDYHRGVLTPSCIGPEAVRQKHSQCAQVPEKCTRFNAIYQLLHFLVDRDFLSPQTMEYQVPSLKYSLLFLPTRKGASMMGIYLDNLETWDLFDNYTSITGMDLGLKQKLFQHYLLLDTKYPVLAILAIFLSISFYLRSVFITLMVLLAVVSSLMISYFLYKVAFRFTYFPFVNLTAVIILSGICANHTFVFFDLWNLSKGQNPSAGLAQWVSQTMHHFAYLMLASCFTTGAAFYASYISNITAIRCFAVYMGTSVLVNLVFMMTWLPSSAVLYERYIATTCVYKPEAYWNNSSHKRVALSVHYVLQALQNTLSETSKLLFEKLLPCGVIKFRYIWICWFAALAIGGAYISCSNPKLKLPTLETSSVQVFRLSHPFERYDSEYCHQFMFERLEHGEGQRMPVTIVWGILPVDNGDHFNPKSNGTLVTDTTFTIQNPDAQKWLLEFCQKVKNKTFYYPDAEQKSTVCFMEEFLRWMDSRQCSQRDHSFNLCCNQFSFPYRSEVFLHCIKMMLLEEGREGAETYDLGLRFDGEGNLTALVLQFQTIYHYSFNYSKVKQFYEEISLWITEEMKTAPVGLQNGWFTSKLQLYNLQHSLSTETMVVMGLSIAISFVVLLLTTWNVLLSIFSVTAIAGTVLVTTGLLVLLEWQLNAVESLFISAAVGLSVDFTVNYCISYHLCPHSDRLSRVAFSLKQMSCATAMAASALFSAGVIMLPATVLVYRKLGIFIMMINCISCGFASFFFQSLCCFFGPEKNCGQILWPCAHTMKDYSDDSGPNGNFACGGSEKQNRLRKVQESNTANEQYELQPLSRKLSDSFDNSTSTSKLSNQPSVLSEDIQVEDNRCPRVGTHPSLERERQNLQETLGDQQVGLCQCPALQTSSPYKHSTSETEIHRERLCRDCRCQKYGLKAWDGSGLDHIQPTGMKEEGQLNKSQCSSDTAQQQSDYTSDHSPLPAADIYKIHRCLCSLGSSFDMLNISSETSISDFEQGLKLAESTSSCPDALELSDSYGNAERGYLNGKRDTLRLDLRETVFDVSPAASQQNSSSWKNRFGLGNEGPAVLPNSQPDMPDVWIKRSSAQSSGYNS; translated from the exons ggaaaaacaaaatgcaggaCCTTGTCAGACCTGTCTTGCCATGCCAGAGATTGGGAACGCTGAGCTCAGCTACAGTGGCACTTCCTGGGAAAAAATCTGCCCAGTCCATCACTGCCCCATTCCTGCATCCCCCGGGCTGGGGGAAGACAACCTGCCCTCCTCCAGCCACACACTTGGACCAGTCTCCACCCAGTCCAACGGCCAGGTGCCATCAAGCTCCCAGGActcacagcagcaccacccATATTACCCCTGCAACCAGGAGGAGTCCCAAGGCAGCTATGGCCTGCCCTCAGTCCCTGGGCATGGCAAGAGGCCTGTGCTGTGTTCCCACCTTTCCAGTGGTGATTCTGTGCCAGCTTCCCACCACAAGGCCTCAGAAATGCCCTGGAAGCAGTGGTCCCCCGGGCAGCGGCAGCCAGTGCAACATCATGTTGTCACAGTCAG ACATGATAAAGCTTTCAGGATGCCAAAAAG TTACTCCCAGCTGATCACGGAGTGGCCGCTGGCCATGCTGGTGCTGTGCTCCGTGGCAGCAGTGATCTGCACCATGGCTGGGCTGCTGGTTGGGAATCTGCCTGACTTTTCAGAACCCCTAATG GGTTTTGAGCCACGGGACACTGACATTGGCAGGAAGCTCATTGTGTGGAGGAATGTCGAGAGCCATACAGGCTACAAGAAGaccctttccctttctccctaTGCCAAGAAGAAAAG CTATGATGACCTTGGCATTGGCAGAGGACAgaaggctgctcagggagaacAAGCAGCAAGGACACGGAGAATGGTGGAAACCATCTATGGAGCAGATGGATTCTTCTGTGGTCCCCCAG aaaagagcTATTCCCAGCTGGTATTTATGTCCACAACTGCTGGGAGCTTATGGAACTTGCAAGCAATTCAGTCTATGTGTCAAATGGAACAAGACAAG ATACGCTCACACGTGCATTTTAGAGACCTGTGCCAGCGCACTGAAGCCAACGAATGCTGCCCGAGCTGGTCTGTGGGGAACTACATTGCTGTCCTGTACAACAGGTCTTCGTGTCTGGAGATAACCCAAGGAGACATCTCCCACACCCTGGCCCTGCTCCGTGCCTGTGCTCCAGACTACCACCGAGGTGTCCTCACGCCATCCTGCATAGGCCCCGAGGCTGTCAGACAGAAACACTCTCAGTGTGCTCAAGTCCCAGAAAAATGTACCCGCTTCAATGCCATCTACCAACTGCTTCACTTCTTGGTCGACAGGGACTTTCTCAGTCCCCAGACGATGGAGTACCAAGTGCCCTCTCTCAAATACAGCTTGCTTTTCCTGCCTACAAGAAAAGGTGCATCTATGATGGGGATCTACTTAGACAACCTTGAAACCTGGGATCTGTTTGATAACTACACATCTATCACTGGAATGGACCTGGGCCTTAAACAGAAACTATTCCAGCACTACCTTTTACTTGATACTAAGTATCCAGTGCTGGCAATATTAGCTATTTTTCtaagcatttctttttatttacgCTCAGTATTTATTACCTTGATGGTCCTCCTCGCTGTTGTCAGTTCTTTGATGATCTCCTACTTCTTGTACAAGGTGGCCTTTAGATTCACCTATTTCCCTTTCGTAAACCTGACAGCAGTCATCATTCTCAGCGGCATTTGTGCCAACCACACTTTTGTCTTCTTCGACCTGTGGAACCTCAGCAAGGGCCAGAACCCTTCTGCCGGGCTTGCTCAGTGGGTGAGTCAAACCATGCACCATTTTGCGTATCTCATGCTGGCCTCATGCTTCACGACGGGTGCTGCCTTCTACGCCAGCTACATCAGCAACATCACAGCTATCCGCTGCTTCGCCGTCTACATGGGCACCTCGGTGCTGGTGAATCTGGTTTTCATGATGACCTGGCTGCCCTCTTCGGCCGTGCTGTACGAGCGCTACATCGCAACGACCTGCGTTTACAAGCCGGAAGCCTACTGGAACAACAGCAGCCACAAGAGAGTCGCTCTCTCCGTCCATTACGTCCTCCAGGCTCTCCAGAACACACTGTCTGAAACTTCCAAGCTGCTCTTTGAAAAGCTTCTGCCTTGTGGGGTCATCAAGTTTCGGTACATCTGGATCTGCTGGTTTGCTGCCTTAGCCATCGGAGGTGCCTACATTTCCTGTTCCAACCCCAAACTCAAACTCCCGACTCTGGAGACATCGTCGGTCCAAGTGTTCAGGCTGAGCCACCCCTTTGAGAGGTACGATTCCGAGTACTGCCACCAGTTCATGTTTGAGAGGCTGGAGCATGGAGAAGGGCAGCGTATGCCTGTCACGATTGTCTGGGGCATTCTGCCTGTGGATAACGGAGACCATTTCAATCCAAAAAGCAATGGCACCCTAGTGACAGACACCACCTTCACCATCCAAAATCCTGATGCCCAGAAGTGGCTCCTCGAATTCTGCCAAAAAGTGAAGAACAAAACTTTCTATTACCCTGATGCAGAGCAGAAATCTACGGTGTGCTTCATGGAGGAGTTCCTCAGGTGGATGGACAGTCGCCAGTGCTCCCAGCGAGACCACAGCTTCAACCTTTGCTGTAACCAGTTCTCCTTCCCTTACAGAAGTGAAGTCTTCCTGCACTGCATCAAAATGATGCTcctggaggagggcagggaaggggcagaaaCGTACGATCTGGGCCTCAGGTTTGATGGGGAGGGGAATCTCACTGCCTTAGTGCTGCAGTTTCAAACTATTTATCACTACAGCTTCAACTACAGCAAAGTCAAACAATTCTATGAGGAAATCAGCCTCTGGAtaacagaggaaatgaaaactgCCCCCGTGGGGCTTCAGAACGGGTGGTTTACCAGTAAATTACAGCTGTACAACCTCCAGCACAGTCTCAGCACAGAAACCATGGTGGTCATGGGGCTCTCCATAGCCATTTCCTTcgtggtgctgctgctcacgACCTGGAACGTTCTGCTTAGCATTTTCTCTGTTACTGCCATTGCAGGCACCGTCCTGGTAACCACTGGCCTTTTGGTCCTCTTGGAGTGGCAGCTCAATGCAGTGGAGTCTCTCTTCATTTCAGCTGCAGTAGGTCTCTCTGTTGACTTCACCGTCAACTACTGCATCTCCTATCACCTGTGCCCCCATTCCGACCGCCTGAGCCGAGTGGCCTTTTCCCTGAAGCAGAtgagctgtgccacagccatgGCAGCTTCTGCTCTCTTCTCTGCAGGGGTCATTATGTTGCCTGCCACGGTCCTGGTGTACAGGAAGCTGGGGATATTCATCATGATGATCAATTGTATCAGCTGTGGGTTTGCCAGCTTCTTCTTCCAGTCGCTCTGCTGCTTCTTCGGCCCGGAGAAGAACTGCGGGCAGATCCTTTGGCCTTGTGCCCACACCATGAAAGACTACTCTGATGACTCCGGGCCGAACGGAAACTTTGCCTGTGGGGGCAGTGAGAAGCAAAACCGGTTGCGGAAGGTCCAGGAGTCCAACACTGCAAACGAGCAATACgagctccagcccttgtccAGGAAACTCAGCGACAGCTTTGACAACAGCACTTCCACAAGCAAGCTGTCCAACCAGCCCTCTGTGCTCTCTGAAGACATACAAGTTGAAGACAACAGATGCCCTCGAGTGGGAACGCACCCCTCcctggaaagagagagacagaatcTGCAGGAGACCCTTGGAGACCAGCAGGTCGGCCTGTGCCAGTGTCCCGCCTTGCAAACTTCCTCTCCTTACAAGCACAGCacctcagaaacagaaattcacAGGGAGAGACTCTGCCGAGATTGTCGCTGTCAAAAGTATGGTCTGAAGGCATGGGATGGGTCTGGGCTGGACCACATCCAGCCAACTGGCATGAAAGAAGAAGGGCAGCTCAATAAATCCCAGTGCTCCAGTGACACTGCCCAGCAGCAGTCAGATTATACCTCAGACCAcagccctctccctgctgctgacatCTACAAAATTCACAGATGCCTTTGTTCTCTTGGCAGCTCTTTTGATATGCTCAACATCTCCAGCGAGACATCGATCAGTGATTTCGAGCAAGGCCTGAAGCTCGCTGAATCAACCAGTTCCTGTCCCGATGCCTTGGAGCTGTCTGACTCCTACGGTAATGCGGAGCGAGGTTACCTGAACGGGAAGAGAGATACCCTGCGGCTGGACCTGAGGGAGACTGTCTTTGATGTCTCTCCAGCTGCATCACAGCAGAACAGCTCTTCATGGAAAAATCGGTTTGGATTGGGAAACGAAGGGCCGGCCGTGCTACCTAACAGCCAGCCAGACATGCCTGATGTTTGGATCAAACGATCCAGTGCACAAAGTTCTGGTTACAACAGCTGA
- the DISP2 gene encoding protein dispatched homolog 2 isoform X2 has translation MVETIYGADGFFCGPPEKSYSQLVFMSTTAGSLWNLQAIQSMCQMEQDKIRSHVHFRDLCQRTEANECCPSWSVGNYIAVLYNRSSCLEITQGDISHTLALLRACAPDYHRGVLTPSCIGPEAVRQKHSQCAQVPEKCTRFNAIYQLLHFLVDRDFLSPQTMEYQVPSLKYSLLFLPTRKGASMMGIYLDNLETWDLFDNYTSITGMDLGLKQKLFQHYLLLDTKYPVLAILAIFLSISFYLRSVFITLMVLLAVVSSLMISYFLYKVAFRFTYFPFVNLTAVIILSGICANHTFVFFDLWNLSKGQNPSAGLAQWVSQTMHHFAYLMLASCFTTGAAFYASYISNITAIRCFAVYMGTSVLVNLVFMMTWLPSSAVLYERYIATTCVYKPEAYWNNSSHKRVALSVHYVLQALQNTLSETSKLLFEKLLPCGVIKFRYIWICWFAALAIGGAYISCSNPKLKLPTLETSSVQVFRLSHPFERYDSEYCHQFMFERLEHGEGQRMPVTIVWGILPVDNGDHFNPKSNGTLVTDTTFTIQNPDAQKWLLEFCQKVKNKTFYYPDAEQKSTVCFMEEFLRWMDSRQCSQRDHSFNLCCNQFSFPYRSEVFLHCIKMMLLEEGREGAETYDLGLRFDGEGNLTALVLQFQTIYHYSFNYSKVKQFYEEISLWITEEMKTAPVGLQNGWFTSKLQLYNLQHSLSTETMVVMGLSIAISFVVLLLTTWNVLLSIFSVTAIAGTVLVTTGLLVLLEWQLNAVESLFISAAVGLSVDFTVNYCISYHLCPHSDRLSRVAFSLKQMSCATAMAASALFSAGVIMLPATVLVYRKLGIFIMMINCISCGFASFFFQSLCCFFGPEKNCGQILWPCAHTMKDYSDDSGPNGNFACGGSEKQNRLRKVQESNTANEQYELQPLSRKLSDSFDNSTSTSKLSNQPSVLSEDIQVEDNRCPRVGTHPSLERERQNLQETLGDQQVGLCQCPALQTSSPYKHSTSETEIHRERLCRDCRCQKYGLKAWDGSGLDHIQPTGMKEEGQLNKSQCSSDTAQQQSDYTSDHSPLPAADIYKIHRCLCSLGSSFDMLNISSETSISDFEQGLKLAESTSSCPDALELSDSYGNAERGYLNGKRDTLRLDLRETVFDVSPAASQQNSSSWKNRFGLGNEGPAVLPNSQPDMPDVWIKRSSAQSSGYNS, from the exons ATGGTGGAAACCATCTATGGAGCAGATGGATTCTTCTGTGGTCCCCCAG aaaagagcTATTCCCAGCTGGTATTTATGTCCACAACTGCTGGGAGCTTATGGAACTTGCAAGCAATTCAGTCTATGTGTCAAATGGAACAAGACAAG ATACGCTCACACGTGCATTTTAGAGACCTGTGCCAGCGCACTGAAGCCAACGAATGCTGCCCGAGCTGGTCTGTGGGGAACTACATTGCTGTCCTGTACAACAGGTCTTCGTGTCTGGAGATAACCCAAGGAGACATCTCCCACACCCTGGCCCTGCTCCGTGCCTGTGCTCCAGACTACCACCGAGGTGTCCTCACGCCATCCTGCATAGGCCCCGAGGCTGTCAGACAGAAACACTCTCAGTGTGCTCAAGTCCCAGAAAAATGTACCCGCTTCAATGCCATCTACCAACTGCTTCACTTCTTGGTCGACAGGGACTTTCTCAGTCCCCAGACGATGGAGTACCAAGTGCCCTCTCTCAAATACAGCTTGCTTTTCCTGCCTACAAGAAAAGGTGCATCTATGATGGGGATCTACTTAGACAACCTTGAAACCTGGGATCTGTTTGATAACTACACATCTATCACTGGAATGGACCTGGGCCTTAAACAGAAACTATTCCAGCACTACCTTTTACTTGATACTAAGTATCCAGTGCTGGCAATATTAGCTATTTTTCtaagcatttctttttatttacgCTCAGTATTTATTACCTTGATGGTCCTCCTCGCTGTTGTCAGTTCTTTGATGATCTCCTACTTCTTGTACAAGGTGGCCTTTAGATTCACCTATTTCCCTTTCGTAAACCTGACAGCAGTCATCATTCTCAGCGGCATTTGTGCCAACCACACTTTTGTCTTCTTCGACCTGTGGAACCTCAGCAAGGGCCAGAACCCTTCTGCCGGGCTTGCTCAGTGGGTGAGTCAAACCATGCACCATTTTGCGTATCTCATGCTGGCCTCATGCTTCACGACGGGTGCTGCCTTCTACGCCAGCTACATCAGCAACATCACAGCTATCCGCTGCTTCGCCGTCTACATGGGCACCTCGGTGCTGGTGAATCTGGTTTTCATGATGACCTGGCTGCCCTCTTCGGCCGTGCTGTACGAGCGCTACATCGCAACGACCTGCGTTTACAAGCCGGAAGCCTACTGGAACAACAGCAGCCACAAGAGAGTCGCTCTCTCCGTCCATTACGTCCTCCAGGCTCTCCAGAACACACTGTCTGAAACTTCCAAGCTGCTCTTTGAAAAGCTTCTGCCTTGTGGGGTCATCAAGTTTCGGTACATCTGGATCTGCTGGTTTGCTGCCTTAGCCATCGGAGGTGCCTACATTTCCTGTTCCAACCCCAAACTCAAACTCCCGACTCTGGAGACATCGTCGGTCCAAGTGTTCAGGCTGAGCCACCCCTTTGAGAGGTACGATTCCGAGTACTGCCACCAGTTCATGTTTGAGAGGCTGGAGCATGGAGAAGGGCAGCGTATGCCTGTCACGATTGTCTGGGGCATTCTGCCTGTGGATAACGGAGACCATTTCAATCCAAAAAGCAATGGCACCCTAGTGACAGACACCACCTTCACCATCCAAAATCCTGATGCCCAGAAGTGGCTCCTCGAATTCTGCCAAAAAGTGAAGAACAAAACTTTCTATTACCCTGATGCAGAGCAGAAATCTACGGTGTGCTTCATGGAGGAGTTCCTCAGGTGGATGGACAGTCGCCAGTGCTCCCAGCGAGACCACAGCTTCAACCTTTGCTGTAACCAGTTCTCCTTCCCTTACAGAAGTGAAGTCTTCCTGCACTGCATCAAAATGATGCTcctggaggagggcagggaaggggcagaaaCGTACGATCTGGGCCTCAGGTTTGATGGGGAGGGGAATCTCACTGCCTTAGTGCTGCAGTTTCAAACTATTTATCACTACAGCTTCAACTACAGCAAAGTCAAACAATTCTATGAGGAAATCAGCCTCTGGAtaacagaggaaatgaaaactgCCCCCGTGGGGCTTCAGAACGGGTGGTTTACCAGTAAATTACAGCTGTACAACCTCCAGCACAGTCTCAGCACAGAAACCATGGTGGTCATGGGGCTCTCCATAGCCATTTCCTTcgtggtgctgctgctcacgACCTGGAACGTTCTGCTTAGCATTTTCTCTGTTACTGCCATTGCAGGCACCGTCCTGGTAACCACTGGCCTTTTGGTCCTCTTGGAGTGGCAGCTCAATGCAGTGGAGTCTCTCTTCATTTCAGCTGCAGTAGGTCTCTCTGTTGACTTCACCGTCAACTACTGCATCTCCTATCACCTGTGCCCCCATTCCGACCGCCTGAGCCGAGTGGCCTTTTCCCTGAAGCAGAtgagctgtgccacagccatgGCAGCTTCTGCTCTCTTCTCTGCAGGGGTCATTATGTTGCCTGCCACGGTCCTGGTGTACAGGAAGCTGGGGATATTCATCATGATGATCAATTGTATCAGCTGTGGGTTTGCCAGCTTCTTCTTCCAGTCGCTCTGCTGCTTCTTCGGCCCGGAGAAGAACTGCGGGCAGATCCTTTGGCCTTGTGCCCACACCATGAAAGACTACTCTGATGACTCCGGGCCGAACGGAAACTTTGCCTGTGGGGGCAGTGAGAAGCAAAACCGGTTGCGGAAGGTCCAGGAGTCCAACACTGCAAACGAGCAATACgagctccagcccttgtccAGGAAACTCAGCGACAGCTTTGACAACAGCACTTCCACAAGCAAGCTGTCCAACCAGCCCTCTGTGCTCTCTGAAGACATACAAGTTGAAGACAACAGATGCCCTCGAGTGGGAACGCACCCCTCcctggaaagagagagacagaatcTGCAGGAGACCCTTGGAGACCAGCAGGTCGGCCTGTGCCAGTGTCCCGCCTTGCAAACTTCCTCTCCTTACAAGCACAGCacctcagaaacagaaattcacAGGGAGAGACTCTGCCGAGATTGTCGCTGTCAAAAGTATGGTCTGAAGGCATGGGATGGGTCTGGGCTGGACCACATCCAGCCAACTGGCATGAAAGAAGAAGGGCAGCTCAATAAATCCCAGTGCTCCAGTGACACTGCCCAGCAGCAGTCAGATTATACCTCAGACCAcagccctctccctgctgctgacatCTACAAAATTCACAGATGCCTTTGTTCTCTTGGCAGCTCTTTTGATATGCTCAACATCTCCAGCGAGACATCGATCAGTGATTTCGAGCAAGGCCTGAAGCTCGCTGAATCAACCAGTTCCTGTCCCGATGCCTTGGAGCTGTCTGACTCCTACGGTAATGCGGAGCGAGGTTACCTGAACGGGAAGAGAGATACCCTGCGGCTGGACCTGAGGGAGACTGTCTTTGATGTCTCTCCAGCTGCATCACAGCAGAACAGCTCTTCATGGAAAAATCGGTTTGGATTGGGAAACGAAGGGCCGGCCGTGCTACCTAACAGCCAGCCAGACATGCCTGATGTTTGGATCAAACGATCCAGTGCACAAAGTTCTGGTTACAACAGCTGA
- the KNSTRN gene encoding small kinetochore-associated protein: MEGRLSRIPVYARLHRPEPFAELQMTFPSKRKCISKTSEQEFSKVPSFNFASNIPADNVFKAANQGLPKSDKKVELVSKKTATRRPLSRFQLEAELKNKNQLVETLKQQLARSEGTIQLRELKKENERLVHEVEKLKQIQETCMMILERRNIGPVTGSNIEEEKETRACQEKTTTLTKKVIEDLKLFCHTVAKEKEMLETAMAKWKSAQEEKQRALEKQSYIQAQIKEWKAILEGLGKLLAM, from the exons ATGGAGGGACGGCTCTCCCGCATCCCCGTGTACGCCCGGCTCCACCGCCCCGAGCCGTTCGCAG aattgCAAATGACTTTtccttcaaagagaaaatgtatCAGCAAAACATCAGAGCAAGAGTTCAGCAAGGTTCCCAGTTTTAACTTTGCCTCAAACATTCCAGCGGACAATGTCTTCAAGGCTGCAAACCAAGG GTTGCCTAAGTCTGACAAGAAAGTGGAACTGGTTTCAAAGAAGACAGCAACGAGACG CCCTCTCAGCAGATTCCAACTagaagcagagctgaaaaacaagaaCCAATTGGTGGAAACACTCAAACAACAGCTAGCAAGATCAGAG GGCACCATACAGTTAAGGGAGTTGAAGAAGGAGAATGAGAGGCTGGTCCACGAAGTTGAGAAGCTCAAGCAGATCCAGGAGACTTGCATGATGATTTTAGAAAGGAGAAACATCGGTCCTG TTACAGGTAGCAAcatagaggaggaaaaagagacGCGCGCTTGCCAGGAAAAGACAACA ACGCTAACTAAGAAGGTCATAGAAGATTTGAAATTATTCTGTCACACAGTTGCAAAAGAGAAGGAGATGCTTGAG ACAGCAATGGCCAAGTGGAAATCAGCACAAGAGGAGAAGCAGCGTGCCCTGGAGAAGCAGTCCTACATCCAAGCTCAAATTAAGGAATGGAAAGCCATACTTGAAGGGCTGGGGAAGCTCCTGGCAATGTGA